The following proteins are encoded in a genomic region of Sparus aurata chromosome 11, fSpaAur1.1, whole genome shotgun sequence:
- the LOC115591235 gene encoding uncharacterized protein LOC115591235, whose product MSQSDIKDVSSTSSCVPGSVCYWNEWDISSSMSTSDHIPAQSCQSDNNTFCIKPGFNYICSDLTTTFTSGNCSPFRLTKNIPVDFLNPSEITPTFQPKLPAEIDTTLPSKCHLTTDYTCQENGQIKEFSELEPFTNYSCIGHIKDINNDIIINTIDIPVRINCDLQINNMKTSVTNTSIHLSWTTASTNCQDVLPTLPKLSYDCSCSSAHKFLVNKDPAGGSCEINGLEPWTDYTCTVQPKYNNNNLEGTSAEVKQKTGPGNNDKAVIGVLVFFTIIIIIIIIITAVVVCRIYVLKRRKSRNDVNEDMMLESTAIYVNAPPPGWRHREAC is encoded by the exons ATGA GTCAAAGTGACATTAAAGACGTCAGCAGCACTTCATCATGCGTCCCTGGTTCTGTTTGTTACTGGAATGAATGGGACATCAGCTCCTCCATGTCAACATCAGATCATATTCCGGCTCAGTCGTGCCAAAGTGACAATAACACATTCTGCATCAAACCTGGTTTCAATTATATTTGCTCAGATTTGACTACAACCTTCACTTCAGGAAACTGCTCTCCCTTCAGACTCACCAAAAACATCCCTGTTG ATTTCTTAAATCCAAGTGAGATAACTCCAACATTTCAACCTAAACTTCCTGCAGAGATAGACACAACATTACCTTCAAAGTGTCATCTCACCACTGATTACACCTGTCAGG AAAATGGACAGATCAAGGAATTCTCTGAGCTGGAGCCTTTCACAAACTACAGCTGTATCGGTCACATTAAGGACATCAACAACGACATCATAATAAACACAATTGATATCCCCGTCAGGATTAACTGTG ATCTtcaaataaacaacatgaaGACAAGTGTAACCAACACCTCCATCCATTTGAGTTGGACCACGGCCAGTACCAACTGTCAAGATGTTCTTCCAACACTTCCAAAGCTTTCTTATGACTGCAGCTGCTCATCTGCTCACAAGT TTCTAGTTAACAAAGATCCAGCAGGAGGATCATGTGAGATTAACGGACTGGAACCATGGACTGATTACACCTGTACAGTTCAACccaaatacaacaacaacaacctcgaGGGCACATCAGCTGAAGTTAAACAGAAAACTGGTCCTGGAA ATAATGACAAAGCTGTGATTGGTGTTCTGGTCTtcttcaccatcatcatcatcatcatcatcattatcacagCTGTGGTGGTCTGCAGGATCTACGTTCTGAAGCGCAGAAAGTCCAGAAA CGATGTGAATGAGGATATGATGCTTGAATCAACAGCAA